The proteins below come from a single Megalops cyprinoides isolate fMegCyp1 chromosome 5, fMegCyp1.pri, whole genome shotgun sequence genomic window:
- the LOC118777625 gene encoding GTP-binding protein Di-Ras2, translating into MPEQSNDYRVVVFGAGGVGKSSLVLRFVKGTFRESYIPTIEDTYRQVISCDKSICTLQITDTTGSHQFPAMQRLSISKGHAFILVYSITSKQSLEELKPIFEQVCQIKGDVESIPIMLVGNKCDEVQSREVETSDGEAMSKKWKCAFMETSAKTNHNVKELFQELLNLEKRRTVSLQIDGKKNKQQKRAEKLKGKCVVM; encoded by the coding sequence ATGCCAGAGCAGAGCAACGACTACCGCGTGGTGGTGTTCGGCGCCGGGGGAGTGGGCAAGAGCTCGCTGGTGCTGCGCTTCGTGAAGGGGACCTTCCGGGAGAGCTACATCCCCACCATCGAGGACACCTACCGGCAGGTGATCAGCTGCGACAAGAGCATCTGCACCCTGCAGATCACCGACACCACCGGCAGCCACCAGTTCCCCGCCATGCAGCGCCTCTCCATCTCCAAGGGCCACGCCTTCATCCTGGTCTACTCCATCACCAGCAAGCAGTctctggaggagctgaagcCCATCTTTGAGCAGGTCTGCCAGATCAAGGGCGACGTGGAGAGCATACCCATCATGCTGGTGGGCAATAAGTGTGACGAGGTGCAGAGCCGGGAGGTGGAGACCAGTGACGGCGAGGCCATGTCCAAGAAGTGGAAGTGCGCCTTCATGGAGACCTCGGCCAAGACCAACCACAACGTCAAGGAGCTGTTCCAGGAGCTGCTGAACCTGGAGAAGCGCAGGACTGTCAGCCTCCAGATCGACGGCAAAAAGAACAAGCAGCAGAAACGGGCCGAGAAGCTCAAGGGAAAGTGTGTGGTCatgtga